A segment of the Nasonia vitripennis strain AsymCx chromosome 2, Nvit_psr_1.1, whole genome shotgun sequence genome:
AAAATAACGTAATAGTcaataacttaaaaaatttacagttaaaattttatttgcaaaataCACGCATATGTCTACGTAAAAAGATACACGTAAAACGAATACGGCTATAAAAACTCGAACGTTTTTCAAGGCTCTTGAAGTCTCGCTCGATACATCTTTGCCTTGTGATCACCTACATAGATGTCCATACGCGCGTTTTTTGCACCATCCTAAGGTGCGCCTTTCACTCTGATCACATTACTCTATACATTGCTAATAGTGTAGTTAAACGTATCGATGATGCGTAGTAGACATTGCGGACGCActtttttaaactaaatatttaaatgtgACTTTTATcatattgttttttaacgaaaaaagaCAGATCAGAACTGACGCGAGGCTCAGACATTTACATTCACAGCCTGACCGAGCActcgctctgtctctctcttttccttttGCTTTGATCGATTAAAATTCGTTCGCCACATTTTTCTGTTTGCTTCCTCTCACTCGTTCGCATTTATATTCTCGCCTGCAAATTACAGTATTACATAGGAATAAACTGTTTTGACACACTCGTCATACACACCTTCATTCATCCCTATTAGCAGAagatttcgcgttttttttttggcctcCTTGGCAGACCGAAAAATGATTCGTAATTAATGAATAAATCATTCGAATATTCTTGACACATTTAGCCTTTATCGATGGTAAATTTGATTATCAATTAGACTGCCATGATAAAACTTAGCAAAATGGCAGTGTAACATATTTTGGCTTAAAAGTAGTAATTTAGAAATCATTTGTATTCTATTTGGGAAAGGCGTAGATAAATTTGAAaacttcattaaaaatttcacaTGTATAAAAACTCTTGTCACGatacttaatttattttattggaTAACGCAGTGAAATAAGACTCAATGAGGAAGTAacgctattattattataattcattttttagtCTTGGTATGTTCAATTATTTTATCCAGCCTTTCAAAAAAATGACGGTAAAAATTTGTGAACgcgatttatatttttgtcgCTAACTTAATTATTGGCAATATCAATCATTTTCTACAACAAAACCTACATAATCCAGTCGACATTCGACGACCATATTCTACTAAAAAAGATCGATTATTAAGAGGCATAGACGTTTTTCATTGAATTGAAATAGACACTTTTTTGTTCCTGCTACTTTCTGCCATTAACATTTTCAGAGCAAAATGAAACTTTCCTATCACAAGATTTATTAAATCTATCCAGCAAAGTAAATAGCAAGCGATTGCACGTTACAGCTACAACAGAAATGATTGCTAGCAATAGCttgtttaaaaagttttaaattatCGTTGAGTATGCACAGTGTTCCACATAAACAAGAAAAGCGCCCACTTTAAAACAACGGAATTGACCGAGAAAAAAACGTCAGTGCCCTCTTACAATAATCTATAGGTTACGATCATCAAAATAACTTAGTCTTATGTCCATTGTTGAGGAGATCACAcaagtatttttttccttccaTCTCGCTTAAATCTCTTAGATTCGttacacatacatatacataatatatcACTACTCGAATCATTGTCACACGGCGTTGTTCGCACATTGGCTCCCGCTCCCATTCTCGATATCCGGTTCACATGGTATTGTAAACGGGACTGCTGTGCCTTGGCCTGACCTGCAGCCTGGCCAGCGGATGCGTGCGgccgtgctgctgctgcttcttacTGGCAGCCTTGGCGATGACGCTTGTTACGACTTGGCTAGGCGAGGGCACGGAAGGCGGCCGGCCCGGTGCCTCGGTTGTCGCCTGCGAATCGAACAAAGAAGCTGCGTGATGATTGATAATAATTGGCGCAGAGCGGCGCGCCAGGTCCGGCGCGATCTTGGACTTGGCGGGCGGATGCTCCACCACGTGATCTCTATCCCTGTGATGATGAtggtggtggtgatggtgATGATGGTGGTGGTTGTGATGGTGCTGCGAAGAGGAGGAGACGCGCAGCTGGACCTCCGAGGTTCGCTTGGACTCGGGTTTGGCGACTTCGTACTTTCCGACCAGCACCTTAACGGACAGGTCCTCGAGACTGCTGTCGTCGGTATTCTGCTCGGTACAAGTTGTCGAGAGCGGAGGCTCGCTGCTACGCTTGGCGAACGACGAAGTTCTGGATTCTCGCGTCGTAGGCTCGGACATACTAGATGACGCTTGAATCTTGGAGTCGTTGTGCGGAATAACGGGCGAGGAGGGCAGACTTCTGATCTTGCCGTCCCTCTTTTGGCGTGGGTTGCTCGCACTCAAGCTGCCTCCAGGATAGTTCTCCTGGCCGGCCTCGAAGCTGCTGCTATCCGGGCTCTTCTCGAGCTTGCTCGACGACTTGGCTTCGAACTCCTTCTTCAGATTCTTCACGATTCCCGAGGTGCTGCGTGGCGGACACTCGGATTCTGGCGAACAATCGTCCACGGCTATGCTCGTGGCAACTGTTCCCGGTGCGCTGGGTAGACCGCGTTTCTTGAACATGGGCTTGTTGCACAGGTTCTCCAGGACCATCTTGTGATGCTTCACCGAGGGGCACTGGGGTGTGTTGACGACACAGGGACTGGACGTTTCGCTCTCGGACTTGCAACTGCGCAGCGCGAGAGGAGCGAGCTCGGCGTCCGCAGCCAGGGAGGAGGGCACAGGCGCGCTCCTCGAGAGTCGGCTCGACGTTGGGGACTGACGCGGGGAGACGAGAGATATGTCGATGGGCTCCGCTGCAGCCAAGCTCGTCTGCGTGTCGACGGTTGATCGGTGCTCGGAACTGACGGGAGAGGAATCCCTTCGGCGCGGCGTTGGAGAGGACGTGTAGTGCAGCAGCACTTCCGAAGGATTGTCGACCTCGACTTCAGATGCTGCTGCAAGTCGCTCTGCCGCTTTCTCGTCGGATGACGGATCCGAAAGCTGCGTGCAGACTCTCTTCGACGTGCCTACAAACAAAGTTATCGTCAAGTACAttgtcataaaaataaatacgcgTATCTCTAATACAGAAAATATCCTCTACGTACCAGTCGTCGAGCTCTCTTCGAGCTTCTGCTTGGTGCGCTTAACGGTTCCGGGATGCCAGGGTATTTCCTCTCTATCGTAAGGAAAGAGGCCGCTGGATCCAAGCGATTCCCCCGAGGGCCGCATATCGTAGGAGCCCCAGGAGCTGTTTCGCGAGGGCAGCGTCGCCCACGAGCTGTGCACCGAGTTGTTGTCCATAACGACGGCGCTGTCGTAGCTGCTCCAGGAGCTCTGCCTGCTCGGCGACTCCCTCGGCTGTCTCTCCTCCCGATCGAAGACTCTGTCGAGTTGCGCGCTGAACGGGTCGCCGTCCCTCTTTGGTTTGCGACCTGACTGACTGGTTGCTGCCAGAgtagtcgtcgtcgacgaGGTGGTGGACTCGCTCTCGGCGCTCAGGTCGAGGCTGCCGCGGCTGCCGCGGCTGTTGCTGCCACTGCTGTTGCTACCATTCGCGTGGATGCACTTGACATCCGTGGACGCGGTCCAGACTAGACATTCACTGTTGTCTCCTGCAAATCAGAGATGTTCGCGTTAACTACTATAACGTCAGATTGACATCGAACCTGTATTTGAACGCAGATGCTTACCTGCATTGGCTTGCTGCTCGGTATCGGCGGAGTCCTCGTGAGCGCAGCACCCGTTCTCCAGAACGCACTGCGGCTGCGCGGACTTGCCGCCTTCGCCGTCGGAACTGGGCGAGGAGGGCTTGCTGCTGGCAGCCTCGAACTGGTTTGTCAGGTTGAGCACGAGACCCTTGCGCTTCTGACCCTGGTTCTGGCGAGCGTGTTTGCACGACGTCGAGACGCAGCTAGTGGACTGCGTCTGCGAGTTGGTCGACTCCGGACCGGGCAGGTGGACGATCTGGTTCTGCGACACGCTGTAAGACTGCCCGCAGTGCATCAACACGTTgcgctcctgctgctgctgctcctccgcgtggcagctgctgctgttgttgttgacGTTCTCGGTGCCGGTCTTGGGGTTCGAGCCGCGCAGGAGATCCTCGCGAGTCACCTCCGGGTTCGCCGACTTGTCAATGCTCTCGAGGGACTGCGACAGCGGGGCTGCAAGCGAAAGAGGATTTAGCACGATACCTTATACGATAAGCTAGCAGAGGGACGGAAACGAAGGCTCACCCGTGGGTAGGAGGTCCTCGGCGAGCTCGAGGTTGGGCGACCAGCTCTTGGGTCTCTGGCCGGATTTCTTGAGCTCCTGGCCCGACTGCTCGTCAACGAGGCTCTCGGagtcgttgtcgtcgttgaCGTCGGGCTTCTCCTCCTTCTTGCCGTGCTCCTTGATCAGCAGCGTGGGCGACTCGAGGTTCGTGTCGGACTTGGACCTGAGCAGCTTGTCCTTGTTTTTCATGGCGTCGAGTATGCCCTGGTAGGTCTCGAGCTGCGAGAGGAAGCTGTTGTTGGGCTTGATGCAGTTGCGCTTGTCCTTGACGTGCTTGAGCGCCTGCGAGAAGTCCCAGTTGTAGGCCTTCATGGCGTAGGCGATGACGACCGAGGCCGACCTGGAGACGCCCATCTTGCAGTGTACCAGCACCTTCGAGCCCTCCTTCTTAGCTTTGGTTATGTACTTGAACGTGTTGTCCCAGTGCTTGAGCAGGTCGGTCTTCTCGTCGTCGTAGACCCGCACGTTCAGGTAGTTGAACATGCCCGGGAAGAAGTTGTCGATCTCGCGGGTCACGTTCAGTATGTGCCTCACGCCGTTCTTCTGAAGCTCCTCCAGGTTGCTGGCGTTCCACTCGCTGCCGAGGTAGACGTGATCGAAGATCTCCGTCGGCGCGTCCATCTGGCCGAGGATGGTGAGCATCTCCTGGTCGATGAACGGCTTGAACTCCACGAGGTCCATGTCGAGGTACTCCTCGAGCCTACCCCTGATGTACTTGGACGTCACCTCGTCCAGGTCGACGGACATCATGATCTCCTTGAGCGTCGAGCGTATCACCTTCTCCGTCTCCTCCCTCTCCCTGGGCCTGCGAAAAGCATCGTCGGGATTTTAGTAAACTGCACACAAACGCGGCGCTGATGCCGAAAAAGGAGAGGGTTAAATTTATCCGCGGCGCAGCAATGAACTCATTTGCGAATGATTTTTCGTCTGGCACGAAAACCTGGAAATAATTGCAAGGACGCGAGCGCTGCGGGCGTCAACAAACCGGCGCTCGCTATAATATACTGGCTCGTCTCCAAGATCCTCGTCGGTGCAGTATATAAAGTGCataatatatacaatatactcACTTGTTTCGCACGCTGTCGGGCGAGGGCGGCCTGCGCGACTCGAGATTGTCCATCGCGTGCCACTCGTTGAGGCACGAGCGATCGCTCTCGATCCGCTGCTCATAGTAACTGACCCAGTCGTGGGAGAGTCCGCCCAGGAAGTAGTTCTGCTCGCGCGCCTTGCTCGACACCTTGTGCAGCGTCTGCAGGGCTGACCTGTAACAAGCGTGACACGTTCATGCGTTAGTTGTGAATTTTTTAGCTATTATCTTTAATTATTGAGGGGCTACTATAGATACTAGGTACGAATTGTTGCGGGTTGTTTGGCCTATGAGCCGTGATGGTTTAATTCGATACGCGCTGAACCAGTTGCATATATTCTCTTTTAAGATATTACTGTGCGCAGGTTCACCGCGTATTGTTGGTGCGTGCGACAGGGGCAAAATATAATCCGATCACCTCCAAATTCTAATACTATAACTACGTGATTACATACGTACAAATGTCCATCGCATCTCCTTTCGACAAAAGATGCCTTATACGAAGATCGAAGAACCTATTATTTGCTCAAAGTACGTGTACCTATACAATACACGTCTCTCGCTGTATACACGAATAATTGATAATTCCCAGCGGATTTATGCAATGCTAATTATTAGCAGCATTACACGGGGCATAAATTAGCATACGACAGGCCGGCCGACTCGCGAGTGCGCAACCCAAGTCCCATACTCCCCAATAAACCATCTCGCGCTATCTTATCTCGCGAATCTCCGCGCCCCTGCTTTTGCCGAAGCAAAAATCCAATAACAAGACATCGCCAGGAATATGAGTGTATGTACCAGTGTACCTTATACCAACATCGCTTATTTTTATCGAGCACTTTTCGAGACTCTTCTGAAATTCATGCTCGAGCGTCGTCGTGATTTATGAAATCCCCCGCGCACATACGTACATAATAATGCGCACGGGCGGATGTTAATTTTCAGAGCCGTAAAAATCTCGCAAATCGCCGGGGCGGTATTgtgagcacacacacacacacacacacgcacacacacatacgggGTGAGGAGGGGAAAAAATGCCCCGACGACTACCGGTGATTTTCACTTTTGCGCTCCTGCACGGAGTCAATGGGCTCTGAGCTTTCTTGAATGGAGGAAAAATGCGCGACTCATTACGTATCTtgagtttgttttttttttcgagtcaACGCGACAGTGCACAGACGAGGAAGTAAAGGGGCAGTGGCTCGCATACGTCGATTATATTGCCTCGatacctatatatattttagtcCGATGAATTTCTGCGAGAGAGTTACATACGTTACGTAAGCTGCACTTTACGAAGCAAACGCGGAATAGGCCTCGAAAAATTCACCGTTTCAGAAATCAACGCACGACGCGTTTTAATCAGCGAGTGTATTGCAGTGCAATAAAATCGAAATCACCTTGCGTCACGTGtacaaataaaagagaaataaaataaatatttcgttcGGCGAAATAACTGCAGTGTGTACACacaggaggaaaaaaaagtgatCCGATCAAGAGTGTCGATCACATCCCTAATAATTCTCCACGACGTGTATACGTCTTACGAAATCCATCCAATCCCATCTCTCTCACAAAGGGGGATTATCCTCGGTTTCGCGTGAAATAACGTCTAGTCATCGCCCTCGTCAATCGCGATTACTCCTCGAGCTCGCGCGGCATCAGGCAGTTAGCTCATTGAATTAAGCGTGTCTGCTCTTCCCACGAGACGCGTAACCTCTTGTAATCGCGAGTACACGTCTAATTAGCCGGAAAAATTCGTTGATTTTCGTCCGAACCTCCGCAATTACTTCTCCTAGTCGGCTCTCCGTCTCGTTGCGCAATGCACAGCTATACCGAGAGCCGGCTAATTTCCTAATATCccaaagagagagataaattGTGgggcaaaaataatttgtatcGAGTAGTACCGGGAAATTTATCGCTCGCGCACAGTTCGTTTCAAAGGAAAGTGACTCTTAACGATCCCTCTGTAACTTGCTCACCGGTATTTAAGGATCCATTAAAAGCGCTCGACGTGTGCGGCAATCGATTCATTGTTCTCGTTGATTAGATTTAATTATACGGTCGACGATTCGCGATACGAAATTTCTAATCTCTCGTATAACGCATAGGCTGTATACGGGATCGCATCCTCGCGAACTAAACTAATTAATACTGTGTGTACCCTAACTCCTCTCGGCAtgcatatatctatatacaagCTTCTGCAGACTCACCGCGCCATTTCCGGCgctgcggctctctctctcacacacttACGCCTGTATCATTTATGGCTTCCTATAAGACGCCGACTGCGGCATCGGGAGAGAGTGTATATACATTCGATAAGTGCTTCACACGTAATGGCTCTAGGCGAGAGGAAACAAGACgcaatttattatatttatgacGCGGAAATTGTCGCGCGAGATTGAATCTATATGCTGTGGGAGATTTTCCGCTCGGCGAGAAGAACGGGCTGAATTTCATCGGGAACTCGATACCGATGTGTTGACAGCTGAAAATAGAGTAGCCTGCGGGGAAACACCTGAATGTTGACGAAATTCGCGTTAcagcctctctcgctctgacCTACACGCGTGTGGTCGCGAGAGCTGCACGACGTGTACATCGGTAGACCGCAAGTGATtcaacgacgacgaggagtCGCCTTGAAAAGATGAGTTTTTGCTCTCGTTTATATGTAACAAGATGCTGCAGCGGATCGGGAGAACCTGGGAAAGTACGTCGTATGAATTACCTGCGTATAAGACATGCGAcgtaattattttgaataacaaGCTCGCTTTATTTGATCGACGAACAATATCCATTACGACTatgcaataaacaaaaaaggtAAAAACGATCCCATACCGGTCCCAGCCTCGCCCTTCCGTCATTACGGAAAGAGAGCCTGATCTTCCTTATCCCATTATTACACAGCCGCCACCCGATCACTCCTAATCGGAGGTTAGAAgcgagctctctctcgctctctctctctctctctctctctctctctctctctctctctcacggcgTTCGCACGCTTTATTTTTAGCTCtatttgcgctcgcgcgcgccgtaATAGGCTCGTCGCGGATATAATCCTCGGCTGCGCGCATTTTTACCGTTTCGTTGCTCGCTCACATACGCGAATCCGAGAGAGTCTTTCTCcgtaaatgaaaattttctcgcttcctcaagagagagagagagagagatgcgtaATCGCACTTTCTATTTCTCGTGCCGCGCGTAAATTGCCACCGAATCGGGAGCCGCATAGCGATCGGGATAAGAGAGGAGTGTAGTTTAATAATAGGAGAAAAGCGTAGGGAGGCTAATTATCGAGTGCGCGATTTTTCCACTCGGAGTGTGCGTGACGTAATACTCTCCCTTTCAACGACTTAATTTACGCGATTGAACAAAAGAACGTAAAACCATAATTTACGTCCGCGACTCAGTCCACACTGCATCGAGAGCATCGGCACAAAACTTATCACCGGCATGAATCTCTTCTCGCAATTTCGTTTTACAACGCGTCGTACACACTCGGAATACGTTTTCAATGAAGTAGCAttgttatacgtatatatacgcacGAAACTGCAGCGCTGAGTGCAACGATCGTATATAGCATACGTCCAGCTTGTACACAGGCGAATAATTAGGATCGCCTCCGATTAACCGCCTCCATAAAttcatcgctcgcgcgcgcgagagaggctgCAACGCACACGTGGTAAATATATGGAGGCCGAAGAGTCTCGGCTATAAAATCTCGTAAAACCGGCATTTTTCCCCCGTACACGCCGCGATATAAATCGTGCGCGTATATGAAAATGCGATAGCCTTGAGATCTCCCTCTGTCCGCTACAGCTAGAAATGAAGTATACGTACGAGCGGaacgaagtaaaaaaaaagctcggaATCGTTcggaaattatttttgaatccTCATCCTCTGGTTGAGAGAAGTCATGACTTCGCcggcgaagaaaaaaaggggCGATCGCTCCCCGGCGTATTCGGcgaaggaagaagaagaagaggaaaaaaagagaataagACAAAGGAGGAGATGAAAAAGGAGGCGGCGGTGGCCTGTGGGGAAAAAAgcgccgggagagagaggagatcGTGCAGGTTCGCGCAAGGGTAATCGCGCGGCGGGATAAATGTTTCGCGTTGATAAATCGTCGTCGGGCGCTCGCGGCTCTCTTCGATTCCCGACTGGATTCACTCTATAGTAGTGGGCGTCCTTGGTCTCGAGAATAATGAGGAATGTGAAAAGTGTGCTGCAGCGGCGTGATCCTGCTCCACTATAACGCTCTATGCGCGTTGCTTCTGATTTTTTCGTCGTTGTTGTTTTTATTCACCGGGCACAGACGATCATCGACCGGTTTTTTCTCTGCTCGGACGGTTTCCTTTGTGTTTTGGCGCGTAGATGTGGTGAGAATGATGCATGCGTGTATGATTTATTTCTTCGACTGTTCTTCAAAATGGAAGGGCTAATCTAATGCAGAACTGCACAAGCAGTTGCAGTTATAGTACGAGTGTCCCAAGTATGGGCCCAACAAGGCATAATTTTGGCATAGGTGGCCCACCGCTATATCTACACTCAGAACGCAGATTGAGATTGAGGGAAACACGAAAGTGtccatgcgccacctatctttgCTGCGAGAAAGCAAGCATCTTCTTGGTAGAGTTCAAGCGCTGGGCAGTCCAAAACTGTTTTGTCTTACATCTACTACCTTTGATTTCCGCGTGCTCGCACACCTCTCACGCGGCGCATCTTTTTCTCGGTGGATACTGCAAAAGTGCCGCGAGTCGAAAAGTCGAGCCGGGGCTGACCTTCGGCGCGCAGCTCATATACTTTCTCTCCCGCAGCGAATCGCTGGAAAGCAGCGGATGATCGCGGCTTCCTTTCTTTCGAGATGCATCGGAACTGTTGCCGGCGATAGCTGCGACGCTGCATACAGATGATGCATCacgaaacagagagagagagagagagagagaatttctGCTCgacttatatttatttttttcgagaTGCGCCGTGCCAGCTGCAGGAGGTCTTATGCAACGAGGCTCGTTGTATGCTAATTGCTTACACGTATTAGATACTTTCTACTCGTCGTTGCGGCCTTTTTTTATcgagataattaatatttacgcGAACGAGACGAGCAGTCGTTATCGAATTGACGAATGAAATTACGTGCTACAGGGGATAATCAAAAGGCGCGGATAGATCCCGTAAAATAGCGTCTATACTTTCTCCCATTACCGAAGGAGACTCGGCGACCTGCGAGCAAACACACGGAGCAGTCGATAATTTAATTCAAGCCACGCCAGCGACGTAGTCGTGTACGACAATTACCTCTGATTTCCAAACGCCTCGCGAATTCCCTCGTATATACACATAAGACGCCGCTGTGCGTCGCACGACGAAGACGCGCCGAGAATTCGATTATCCCAAGCAGCTCTTCTGCGGTGTTCGTTAGCTTGCTTGCGTACACACTCGCTTGCGCTATACGTAATAACGAAGCGCATCATCCTCGATAAGAGAGCTATGCTACTGGCCGCATTGTTAGCGAGACTTGCCAAAAACGTCGCGGTTTAGAAATTGGAGGAATCTCTTGGAAACAAAGAACACGTGGATCGCGACCTGCGTGTTTATACTATATAGTTGAGGCTGGTACGCAGTAAACAAGGGAATGTCCTGAGCAGATTTTTGGACGGAGAGACCGGCTTTGTTAGAAAAGTCTATTGCGTGTGTTTTCGAGAGTAACGATGAATTTATACGTTTGTTTGGCCGATAAATTCcgaatataaagtttatttagTAAACTtttcatattattattgaGCATAGCGTATAAGCGGGCGATATACGAATCGAAATCACTTCCTCTTCCGCGTTCTGCTCGATTTAAAATTGGAAAATTCAGGATGTTTTTGTTCAACTATTAATACACCCCGTAATTTCTTTTACGCGCAGATATTTGCCAAGTCGGCGCAGCTGGCGTGACCGATTACACACGTATATGTTTCACATTCACTCTTACGCACGACGTTGAAAAAACAACGGCGTTCGACACTTTCCACGTGAGTTTTTCCCGCTCTTCCACCCCCCGGTTGGCTATTCTCGTCGAGGTCCGAGCCTGACCCCGAGAGTCCGTCCTTGATGGCGTTCGAGCGAAAGCAGAGGAGAAACATCAATTTCAATTATACGAGAAAAATGCCACGCGTATTTTGAATATCCCCCTTTGTGATGCGCCTTGGCTGCCGCAGATGAATTCGTCTTTCATCTTCGATCGTTGGATCGTATCGCGTTGTAAATTTAGAACGCGACGAGTGCGCGGGAGTATAATTATTCTGTTTCTCATTTGGCTGGATTCGCGCGACGTTATACAACCACTTTGTTAATAATATTCTCTCTAATTATAGCtacaaaatatgaaaaatctaACGGTACCTCGCAACTCGAGCTATGCCGGAGAAAACGTCGACGTAAGGCTTCCTCCTGACAACCTTAGCCAGCCAGACGAGTACCGGCAAAAGGATCAGCGCCAGAGCGTAAAACGTTCCGAGTGACAGCATCGCGGCGCAGTATCCTTTCTCTCGAAGCTTCGCTCTGTATCCCCACGTCTTTTACCGAAAATTCACCGGCAAAAAGAGGAGCGTGATTCACCGTGGCACCACTTCTGACGCGATTCCGCAAAAAAGTTTGTACACATCTTGCGCCGTTTTTACGTAACGCGATGATCCGTCTTTTCCTCCAGGATCTCGCACACTTTCTTTCAAAGTTACCAGACTCGTCAACAGATAAACTTGATCACCCTCGAAATTATCGCACGCACTCTCGAACGTTCCGAAGGAAAAAGCACGTTTAGGCTGAAAAGTcaaagcgagcgcgcgggcttgATTTGGCCGACTGGCTCTCGAGCGAGAACGAACGATCCACGCGATCGGAATAGCAGCGCGCGTGGGTACAACatatacgtgcgcgcgagcgagcgagtcggAACGGAGCCAAGGCAGTAGTAGTAGggggcagcagcggcagcaacacTGACGGATGACGAAGGGTGGCCATATTTAGTATTGGCGGCTCGTTGTCTGCGAGGATCCGCGAGTCGATCGTTCGCCGCGGCTGCTGGTGGGAGTATCTCGCGACTTGACGACTCTTGGAGCTGTATAGAAGCTCTCGTGGGTATATAGAGATCAGTCGGCCATCAGTCGCTTGTGTATGTTTTCTCGAAACTCCGCGCTttcgataataaaattttccagACAAAGAAAACTTGGCTCTCGTTAATTCGCTCGGAATGATACTCGGAAACGAAGAGCGAAAGGTTAAGTGAAGCGAGTAAAAAGATGCACGGCTGTATTCTTTGCGGAACAACTCGTGCGGCTGTGTGTTCCGGGTCCGGATTACTTTGTCTTCTTcgattaatgaaaaagaaactCGCGGACGAGCGAGCCTCACCTGCGGAaattctctttctttcgcgcCGCTGAATATATGTATGCGCGCGATGACGTTGACGATCGAAGCGCCTCGCGAGAACTTTATAATGCTTTCACTCGCGAGACTTGTTAAAAGCGAGGAGGACTTGGAAATCGAAATTCACCTCCGAGCtcaagccgcgcgcgcgcgatcgatcgatcgatcagAAGCGATCGTGAAGGTATTGATCGGTAACTGATAACCCGGCGGTTGTGCTGTCGGCTTCCATTATGCACGCTTCGAAAAGTTTGTATCTATACCTCTGGATGTACCTTTTCACTTTGTCCGCAGCTGACCCGCGCCGTTCTATATTTCACTTTTGATCTTTTAACACGTGCGAGGCGAACATTTTATGATTAATCGAAAATCAATTACGACAGCTGCGCTCGAACTACTTTAATGGTCTCGAATAATTGCGATATTCGACACGCGGCGAGAGAGTGAAATCGACTGTTGATTTGGAATTAATTACGATAAAGCGCTCATGAATAGAGAAAGGAATTGTTTTTTTAGGAAAGTAAATTTATTG
Coding sequences within it:
- the LOC100122558 gene encoding protein phosphatase Slingshot isoform X2, coding for MALVTVQRSPSVSSSPQSSDSGAGGPTDDDEASRSCVKSLSECYFAGKGAALVLPPNERARPSRRVSAAGCDIQQHLQSMFYLLRPEETLKMAVKLESVHPGRTRYLVVVSCTGRQDAEESCLLGIDCNDRATVGLVLRVLADTAITLDGDGGFSVSVCGCQHIFKPVSVQAMWSALQTLHKVSSKAREQNYFLGGLSHDWVSYYEQRIESDRSCLNEWHAMDNLESRRPPSPDSVRNKPREREETEKVIRSTLKEIMMSVDLDEVTSKYIRGRLEEYLDMDLVEFKPFIDQEMLTILGQMDAPTEIFDHVYLGSEWNASNLEELQKNGVRHILNVTREIDNFFPGMFNYLNVRVYDDEKTDLLKHWDNTFKYITKAKKEGSKVLVHCKMGVSRSASVVIAYAMKAYNWDFSQALKHVKDKRNCIKPNNSFLSQLETYQGILDAMKNKDKLLRSKSDTNLESPTLLIKEHGKKEEKPDVNDDNDSESLVDEQSGQELKKSGQRPKSWSPNLELAEDLLPTAPLSQSLESIDKSANPEVTREDLLRGSNPKTGTENVNNNSSSCHAEEQQQQERNVLMHCGQSYSVSQNQIVHLPGPESTNSQTQSTSCVSTSCKHARQNQGQKRKGLVLNLTNQFEAASSKPSSPSSDGEGGKSAQPQCVLENGCCAHEDSADTEQQANAGDNSECLVWTASTDVKCIHANGSNSSGSNSRGSRGSLDLSAESESTTSSTTTTLAATSQSGRKPKRDGDPFSAQLDRVFDREERQPRESPSRQSSWSSYDSAVVMDNNSVHSSWATLPSRNSSWGSYDMRPSGESLGSSGLFPYDREEIPWHPGTVKRTKQKLEESSTTGTSKRVCTQLSDPSSDEKAAERLAAASEVEVDNPSEVLLHYTSSPTPRRRDSSPVSSEHRSTVDTQTSLAAAEPIDISLVSPRQSPTSSRLSRSAPVPSSLAADAELAPLALRSCKSESETSSPCVVNTPQCPSVKHHKMVLENLCNKPMFKKRGLPSAPGTVATSIAVDDCSPESECPPRSTSGIVKNLKKEFEAKSSSKLEKSPDSSSFEAGQENYPGGSLSASNPRQKRDGKIRSLPSSPVIPHNDSKIQASSSMSEPTTRESRTSSFAKRSSEPPLSTTCTEQNTDDSSLEDLSVKVLVGKYEVAKPESKRTSEVQLRVSSSSQHHHNHHHHHHHHHHHHHRDRDHVVEHPPAKSKIAPDLARRSAPIIINHHAASLFDSQATTEAPGRPPSVPSPSQVVTSVIAKAASKKQQQHGRTHPLARLQVRPRHSSPVYNTM